A region of Ficedula albicollis isolate OC2 chromosome 10, FicAlb1.5, whole genome shotgun sequence DNA encodes the following proteins:
- the FAM81A gene encoding protein FAM81A, protein MAHRSPIFPTLAPSERRVRNIPLHSQALTAVPLASASLVDQLEDRILSHEKTTAALVEHAFRIKEDIVSTLHRMQNKGGGDRLARQLLEEHIRNITAIVRQLNRDIEMLQEQIRVRDNLSYGTNSTLKSLEMRQLSGLGDLRGRVARCDAGLARLSAEHKITYERLQSLSKDQHTSKLILESKIKEAEIQISHLLSRVEQSIMQQEAKLKIAYKESNQQLQVLDTKLKDAVEELSNQILSARSWLEQEHGKTEKELVQKIDQLSLTFKESTEMSERGIEMKFNQMAEKIERIEEMQKITMEAHEAKQTEEKINIRIAKLQNEINEDIKEMKAEVNAGFAAIYESIGSLRQVLEAKMKLDRDELQKQIHQMKQEVPRWGEAGP, encoded by the exons ATGGCCCACCGAAGCCCAATCTTCCCAACTCTTGCCCCTTCTGAAAG ACGGGTCCGGAACATCCcgctgcacagccaggcactgACCGCGGTCCCGCTGGCATCCGCCAGCCTGGTGGATCAGCTGGAGGACAGGATCCTGAGCCATGAGAAAACAACGGCGGCCCTGGTGGAACACGCTTTTCGCATCAAGGAGGACATTGTTTCCACGCTGCACAGAATGCAGAACAAAGGGGGAGGTGACCGGCTGGcgaggcagctcctggaggagcaCATCCGAAACATCACCGCGATAGTGCGGCAGCTCAATCGGGACATCGAG ATGCTGCAGGAACAGATACGTGTCAGAGACAATCTCAGCTATGGAACAAATTCCACCCTGAAGAGCCTTGAAATGCGGCAGCTTTCTGGCCTAGGAGATCTTCGGGGAAGAGTTGCAAG GTGTGATGCTGGGTTAGCCAGGCTGTCTGCAGAGCATAAAATTACGTATGAAAGACTTCAGAGTCTAAGTAAAGACCAACACACCTCCAAGCTGATCTTAGAATCTAAAATCAAAGAGGCAGAAATACAG atttctCATCTGCTGAGCAGAGTAGAGCAATCCATAATGCAACAAGAAGCAAAGCTGAAGATTGCCTACAAAGAGAGCAACCAACAGCTGCAAGTCCTGGACACAAA ATTAAAAGATGCTGTTGAGGAGCTCAGCAATCAGATTTTGTCTGCACGGAGCTGGTTGGAACAGGAACatggaaagactgaaaaagagCTCGTGCAAAAAATTGACCAACTCTCACTGACTTTTAAGGAAAGCACT GAAATGAGTGAGAGAGGTATTGAGATGAAATTCAACCAAATGGCAGAGAAAATTGAGAGAatagaagaaatgcagaagatAACCATGGAAGCACATGAAGCAAAACAGActgaagaaaagataaatattcGCATTGCCAAACTTCAAAATGAGATAAATGAAGatataaaagaaatgaaagctgaagTTAATGCTG GGTTTGCAGCTATCTATGAGAGCATTGGGTCTCTACGGCAAGTTCTAGAAGCCAAAATGAAGCTGGACAGAGATGAACTGCAGAAGCAGATCCACCAAATGAAGCAGGAGGTTCCAAGATGGGGAGAAGCTGGACCATGA